In Persicimonas caeni, a single window of DNA contains:
- a CDS encoding coiled-coil domain-containing protein, with amino-acid sequence MSQTHQEILQREVSYSGEGISVRSLETSISQERTRQNQNVEALSRLRQRNSEIQQALGEEVKKLKDITKHLSQERERGDFMSGVREVLAKLPWFGEQIITRRSIEELLRKQYELSSRRVKEAAEFADRLEAAKSDLFDEIERLNQKIVESAKNEEVAAERVLELTKLKDSLEVELMASDRSSSTGRELQAQLDRARRKLAKHSTMLKLYSTAEERLAKLQKNTRQLAETIAHLQSDITVYVTAASEKLDLIAGQIQAIGAAADASVVMLELRNSLEAMTESVNHTTRFVSETQAYFRQNVDTMLDDLQLYDAETEHVLESNLAINQGYDDLQIADAVSSALSQKIERAAQEVTLEDVKEATIEDLEKMRIK; translated from the coding sequence ATGAGCCAGACGCACCAAGAAATCTTACAACGCGAAGTTTCTTATTCCGGCGAAGGGATCTCGGTTCGCTCGCTGGAAACTTCCATTAGCCAAGAGCGCACTCGGCAAAACCAGAACGTCGAGGCGCTCAGCCGACTTCGCCAGCGTAATTCCGAGATCCAACAGGCGCTGGGCGAAGAGGTCAAAAAGCTCAAAGACATCACCAAACATTTGAGTCAGGAGCGCGAGCGCGGCGATTTTATGAGCGGCGTGCGCGAAGTCCTGGCAAAGCTGCCCTGGTTCGGCGAGCAGATCATCACGCGGCGTTCGATCGAGGAGCTCCTTAGAAAGCAATATGAACTCAGCTCGAGGCGGGTCAAGGAGGCGGCCGAGTTCGCCGATCGCCTCGAGGCGGCCAAGTCCGACCTGTTCGACGAGATCGAGCGGCTCAACCAAAAGATCGTCGAGTCGGCCAAAAACGAAGAGGTCGCCGCCGAGCGCGTCCTCGAGTTGACCAAGCTCAAAGACAGCCTGGAGGTCGAGTTGATGGCCTCCGATCGCTCCAGCTCTACGGGACGCGAGTTGCAGGCCCAGCTCGACAGGGCGCGGCGCAAGTTGGCCAAGCACTCCACGATGCTCAAGCTGTACAGCACCGCCGAGGAGCGGCTGGCCAAGTTGCAGAAGAACACCCGCCAGCTGGCCGAGACCATCGCGCATCTGCAGAGCGACATCACCGTGTACGTGACCGCGGCCAGCGAAAAGCTCGACCTCATCGCCGGCCAGATCCAGGCCATCGGCGCCGCCGCCGACGCCTCGGTGGTCATGCTCGAGCTCAGAAACTCGCTCGAGGCGATGACCGAGTCGGTCAATCACACCACTCGGTTCGTCTCCGAGACTCAGGCGTACTTCCGTCAGAACGTCGACACGATGCTCGACGACCTGCAGTTGTACGACGCCGAGACCGAGCACGTCTTGGAGAGCAACCTGGCGATCAACCAGGGCTACGACGACCTGCAGATCGCCGACGCGGTCTCCTCGGCGCTGTCCCAAAAGATCGAGCGCGCCGCCCAGGAGGTCACCCTCGAGGACGTCAAAGAGGCGACGATCGAAGACCTCGAGAAGATGCGGATTAAGTGA
- a CDS encoding proline-rich domain-containing protein: MKQRKRTTCSSRLLIALSFVAVAYLPACATNDAAAQDYDLESNYDVDEEVELTFSDIEVEDRSRRLEVEYTLQDRDWRWARDNEYDLWLTLYAPSGGDYVFVHGMPLQSYRGRVLFPNHVRYYDYPYVGLCVVAVGVGEVFEPGYGYVCEDPVRVTIRKRQKVRWYDTRVNFTLGFHYGLYSYPWFHPYYGFYYPRYYYGPYPPRAIIHYGKYRHYYPRHHRRDYKRHDKYDRRKDYRDRYDRRRDYDRRDRRDRVERRRREPTRPAARPDQRNLKFRSPTRVEQRERQRRAPTRPRIERPTINPQRVTPRQVRPQQIRPQQIRPQQVRPQQVRPQQVRPQRIQPRQHQIRPRQQRIRGTRPATRPRQPTRGTRPPTRPRGR; the protein is encoded by the coding sequence ATGAAGCAACGCAAGCGTACCACCTGCTCGAGCCGACTCCTAATCGCGCTGAGCTTCGTCGCAGTAGCCTACCTTCCAGCCTGCGCCACCAACGACGCAGCCGCCCAAGACTACGACCTCGAGTCCAATTACGACGTCGATGAAGAGGTCGAGTTGACCTTCTCGGACATCGAGGTCGAGGATCGCTCTCGCCGCCTGGAGGTCGAGTACACCCTGCAGGATCGAGATTGGCGCTGGGCGCGCGACAACGAGTACGATCTGTGGCTGACTCTGTATGCCCCCAGCGGCGGGGACTACGTCTTCGTACACGGCATGCCGCTGCAATCGTACCGCGGGCGAGTGCTCTTTCCGAACCACGTGCGCTACTACGACTACCCGTACGTCGGCCTGTGTGTGGTCGCGGTGGGAGTCGGTGAAGTCTTCGAGCCGGGCTACGGCTACGTGTGCGAGGACCCGGTGCGGGTCACGATTCGAAAGCGCCAGAAGGTACGCTGGTACGACACACGCGTGAACTTCACGTTGGGGTTTCACTACGGTCTCTACAGCTATCCGTGGTTTCACCCGTACTACGGGTTCTATTACCCGAGGTACTATTACGGCCCCTATCCCCCGCGGGCGATCATCCACTACGGGAAGTATCGCCACTACTATCCGCGCCACCACCGGCGTGACTACAAACGCCACGACAAGTACGACCGCCGGAAAGACTACCGCGACAGGTACGACCGCCGCCGCGATTACGACCGGCGTGACCGTCGTGACCGCGTCGAGCGCCGCCGGCGTGAACCGACGCGTCCGGCTGCACGTCCCGACCAGCGCAACCTGAAGTTTCGCTCACCGACGCGTGTCGAGCAGCGCGAGCGCCAGCGCCGTGCGCCGACTCGGCCGCGCATCGAACGCCCAACGATCAACCCTCAACGCGTCACGCCGCGACAAGTTCGGCCGCAGCAGATCCGGCCGCAGCAAATCAGGCCACAACAAGTCCGACCGCAGCAGGTCCGACCGCAGCAGGTTCGGCCACAACGCATTCAGCCGCGCCAGCACCAGATTCGCCCCAGGCAACAACGTATCCGCGGTACGCGCCCTGCGACGCGACCTCGTCAGCCAACCCGTGGAACCCGGCCGCCAACACGGCCTCGCGGTCGATGA
- a CDS encoding ATPase, T2SS/T4P/T4SS family: protein MSSSDSRPERRLQASVPLRKALQQVPRQTFALDVSEQQVSGHGAFSGTSDEQLVSLVRAARLTPDDRVLEIGTGIGYRAALVSRLVSEVHTIDSVKFLADHARQKLDALGFDNVHTHFGDGLAGLAAEAPFDAILVMVPGVGVPAKLLSQLADSGRLVALVGTDTTRRKLLRVTREGDEFPEEMLGVGTDAIQLGDIVVEMGLADRERVEQGARKAAASGQRLGEELIEEGVIDEVALYRALAVQRGMKFETAQILLRRIDRELYRAVSQAYLEHSHVLPIRRDGARLQVATTDPAGNFGGLAVALGASEVDTYLVTPRDFRRIWAALRLGKAASPEPDAVDEATQQESRDRDLFADNAFDARMVAIFEAMLLDAVAERASDIHLEVYDEEVRVRFRIDGELHDIDHYALSKLELRGLINILKINAGLDIAERRLPQGGRFRRRAGETSFDLRVQTQPSLYGEHGIMRILPQDQHVLTIEELGFPPKIASQYRRLLDSPGGLILVVGPTGSGKSTTLYAGLQVLAKDASRKVITVEDPIEYSMHGIQQTQVKPEIGFAFHNAMRAFVREDPDVILVGEIRDKETALEAVRASQTGHLVLSTLHSNDAVDAVQRLFDLDMHANSIASELLAVIAQRLAKRICKACREPAEPEPEILAELFPHGDVPADFQAYRGAGCSVCGGRGTRGRIAVLEFLRADKSVRAGVTRRLPVDELRQIALDAGMITMRDSALWLVNEGMVPLAELPRVLPAERMAPEK, encoded by the coding sequence ATGTCGAGCTCCGATTCGCGCCCCGAACGCCGTCTTCAAGCATCTGTCCCCCTCCGCAAGGCGCTACAGCAGGTGCCTCGTCAGACGTTCGCCCTCGACGTCTCCGAGCAGCAAGTCTCGGGGCACGGGGCGTTCAGCGGCACCTCCGACGAGCAACTCGTCTCGTTGGTACGCGCCGCGAGGCTCACTCCCGACGACCGCGTGCTCGAAATCGGCACCGGGATCGGCTACCGCGCCGCGCTCGTGTCGCGGCTCGTCTCCGAGGTCCATACGATCGACTCGGTGAAGTTTTTAGCCGACCACGCCCGCCAAAAGCTCGACGCACTCGGTTTCGACAACGTGCACACCCACTTCGGCGACGGCCTCGCCGGATTGGCCGCCGAGGCGCCGTTCGACGCTATTTTGGTCATGGTTCCCGGCGTCGGCGTACCCGCCAAGCTCCTGTCCCAACTCGCCGACAGCGGTCGGCTCGTGGCGCTCGTGGGGACCGACACGACCCGGCGCAAGCTCTTGCGGGTCACCCGCGAGGGCGACGAGTTTCCCGAAGAGATGCTCGGCGTGGGCACCGACGCGATCCAACTGGGCGATATCGTCGTGGAGATGGGGCTCGCCGACCGCGAGCGCGTCGAGCAGGGCGCGCGTAAGGCGGCGGCCAGCGGCCAGCGCCTGGGTGAAGAGCTCATCGAAGAGGGCGTCATCGACGAGGTCGCGCTGTACCGCGCGCTCGCCGTTCAGCGCGGCATGAAGTTCGAGACCGCCCAAATACTGCTGCGGCGCATCGACCGCGAGCTATACCGCGCGGTCTCCCAGGCCTACCTCGAGCATAGTCACGTGCTGCCCATTCGGCGCGACGGGGCGCGCCTGCAGGTGGCCACCACCGACCCGGCGGGCAATTTCGGCGGGTTGGCCGTGGCGCTGGGCGCCTCCGAGGTCGACACCTACCTGGTCACGCCGCGCGATTTCCGGCGCATCTGGGCCGCGCTGCGCTTGGGCAAAGCCGCCAGTCCCGAGCCGGACGCCGTCGACGAGGCGACTCAGCAGGAGTCACGCGACCGCGACCTCTTTGCCGACAACGCCTTCGACGCGCGCATGGTCGCCATCTTCGAGGCGATGCTGCTCGACGCGGTCGCCGAGCGCGCCAGCGACATCCACCTGGAGGTCTACGACGAAGAGGTGCGCGTGCGCTTCCGCATCGACGGTGAGCTGCACGACATCGACCACTACGCGCTGAGCAAGCTCGAGCTTCGCGGGCTGATCAATATCCTGAAGATCAACGCCGGCCTCGACATCGCCGAGCGGCGCCTCCCGCAGGGCGGCCGCTTTCGCCGACGCGCCGGCGAGACGAGCTTCGACCTGCGTGTGCAGACCCAGCCGTCGCTGTACGGCGAGCACGGCATCATGCGCATCCTGCCGCAAGACCAGCATGTGTTGACCATCGAGGAGCTCGGCTTCCCGCCCAAGATCGCCAGCCAATACCGCCGCCTCCTCGACAGCCCCGGCGGGCTGATCCTGGTCGTCGGCCCCACCGGATCGGGCAAGTCGACCACGCTGTACGCCGGCCTGCAGGTCCTCGCCAAGGACGCCTCGCGCAAGGTCATCACCGTCGAAGATCCCATCGAATACTCGATGCACGGCATCCAGCAGACCCAGGTCAAACCGGAGATCGGCTTTGCCTTCCACAACGCCATGCGCGCCTTCGTGCGCGAAGACCCCGACGTCATCCTCGTCGGCGAGATTCGCGACAAGGAGACGGCGCTCGAGGCGGTGCGCGCCTCGCAGACCGGCCACCTGGTCTTGTCGACTTTGCACAGCAACGACGCAGTCGACGCGGTCCAGCGCCTCTTCGACCTCGACATGCACGCCAACTCCATCGCCAGCGAACTCCTGGCCGTCATCGCCCAGCGCCTGGCCAAGCGCATCTGCAAAGCCTGCCGCGAGCCGGCCGAGCCGGAGCCCGAGATCTTGGCCGAGCTCTTCCCCCACGGCGACGTCCCCGCCGACTTCCAGGCCTACCGAGGCGCCGGCTGCTCGGTCTGCGGCGGCCGCGGCACCCGCGGGCGCATCGCCGTGCTCGAGTTCCTGCGCGCCGACAAATCCGTGCGCGCCGGGGTCACCCGCCGCCTGCCGGTCGACGAGCTGCGCCAAATCGCCCTCGACGCCGGCATGATCACCATGCGCGACAGCGCGCTTTGGTTGGTCAACGAGGGAATGGTGCCCCTGGCGGAGCTGCCGCGCGTGCTTCCCGCGGAGCGAATGGCTCCGGAGAAGTGA